A window of Rhododendron vialii isolate Sample 1 chromosome 13a, ASM3025357v1 contains these coding sequences:
- the LOC131312879 gene encoding scarecrow-like protein 13, with amino-acid sequence MQASQEYQSSGGIHRLYHHPMQPVEPYCFSSFQILDDDISTDNVSPSFAQATQVGDEQYYTLDSSPATSYTVCGTPSAFSISSNLTPFSPQGSQSYLTDQHHSYDNTYGSPLSGSSIVDEGSELKQMLRVLEHQLLGPESDIDDSCSQITTETLPRLDLRQALISCAEAVGDEDFLTAERFINVLERMVSVSGEPIQRLGAYMLEALRARFFLTGSCIYKKLKCKEPTSSELMSYMHVLYQICPYYKFAYNSANVVIWEAMQNENRIHIIDFQIAQGSQWVSLIEVLAKRPGGAPQVRITGVDDSQSAHARSGGLELVGKRLSKVAEQCGVQFEFHGAGISGCEVNLENLMLRPGEAVAVNFPYMLHHMPDESVTTTNHRDRLLRLVKSLSPKVVILVEQESNTNTASFFPRFKETLEYYTAMFESIDAGRPRDDKQRMSAEEHCVARDIVNIIACEGPERVERHELFGKWRARLVMAGFSQCPLSPSVSMAIMDVLKDYSKNYRLQEREGALHLFWNNRVLVTSSAWR; translated from the coding sequence ATGCAAGCATCCCAGGAATATCAAAGTTCTGGAGGAATCCACAGGTTGTACCACCACCCTATGCAGCCGGTTGAACCATACtgtttctcttcttttcaaattttggacGACGATATTTCCACTGATAATGTTAGCCCAAGTTTTGCTCAAGCAACACAAGTTGGTGATGAACAGTACTACACGCTGGATTCATCTCCAGCAACCAGTTACACTGTCTGTGGTACCCCCTCTGCTTTTAGCATCTCGTCTAACTTGACTCCTTTTTCTCCACAAGGCTCTCAGTCATACCTGACAGATCAACATCATTCCTATGACAACACTTATGGATCCCCTCTTAGTGGGTCTTCCATTGTGGATGAAGGTAGTGAGCTCAAACAAATGCTGAGAGTTTTGGAGCATCAGTTGCTGGGGCCCGAATCTGATATCGATGACAGCTGCAGTCAGATAACAACGGAAACACTCCCCAGGTTAGATTTGAGGCAAGCTCTCATTTCCTGTGCAGAAGCAGTCGGCGATGAAGATTTCCTAACTGCGGAAAGATTTATCAATGTTTTAGAACGCATGGTTTCAGTATCTGGGGAACCAATCCAACGGTTGGGTGCATACATGTTGGAGGCGCTTAGAGCCAGGTTCTTTCTCACCGGGAGCTGTATCTACAAAAAACTGAAGTGCAAAGAACCAACCAGCTCAGAACTGATGTCCTACATGCATGTCCTTTATCAGATCTGTCCTTACTACAAGTTTGCCTACAACTCTGCCAATGTCGTCATTTGGGAAGCTATGCAGAACGAAAACAGAATCCACATAATCGATTTCCAAATTGCACAGGGCAGCCAGTGGGTGTCACTCATTGAGGTTCTTGCGAAGCGTCCCGGTGGGGCCCCACAGGTCCGCATAACCGGTGTTGATGATTCCCAGTCGGCTCACGCTCGGAGCGGAGGACTCGAGCTTGTGGGGAAGAGGCTATCTAAAGTTGCTGAACAATGTGGGGTCCAATTTGAATTCCATGGTGCAGGTATTTCCGGATGTGAGGTCAATCTAGAGAATCTTATGCTTCGACCTGGAGAAGCAGTGGCTGTGAATTTCCCTTACATGTTGCACCACATGCCAGATGAAAGTGTGACCACTACGAATCATAGAGACCGGTTATTAAGGCTGGTCAAGAGCTTGTCACCAAAGGTTGTGATCCTAGTTGAGCAAGAATCCAACACTAACACTGCCTCATTCTTTCCACGGTTCAAAGAGACCTTGGAGTACTATACAGCTATGTTTGAATCGATTGATGCAGGTCGCCCAAGGGATGACAAGCAGCGGATGAGTGCAGAGGAGCACTGTGTGGCTAGGGATATTGTCAACATAATAGCGTGCGAGGGACCTGAGAGGGTGGAAAGGCATGAGCTTTTCGGAAAGTGGAGGGCGAGACTTGTGATGGCTGGGTTCAGTCAGTGTCCATTGAGTCCTTCGGTGAGCATGGCGATTATGGATGTTTTGAAGGACTATAGCAAGAATTACAGACTCCAAGAGAGAGAAGGGGCTCTTCATCTTTTCTGGAATAACAGGGTTTTGGTAACCTCTTCTGCTTGGAGGTGA